A region from the Mycolicibacterium litorale genome encodes:
- a CDS encoding DNA-directed RNA polymerase subunit beta has protein sequence MLEGRILAVSSQSNAAKSITNNSVPGAPNRISFAKLREPLEVPGLLDVQTESFDWLIGASSWRERAIARGDVNPTGGLEEVLTELSPIEDFSGSMSLSFSDPRFDEVKAPVDECKDKDMTYAAPLFVTAEFINNNTGEIKSQTVFMGDFPMMTEKGTFIINGTERVVVSQLVRSPGVYFDESIDKSTEKTLHSVKVIPGRGAWLEFDVDKRDTVGVRIDRKRRQPVTVLLKALGWTNEQITERFGFSEIMMSTLEKDNTAGTDEALLDIYRKLRPGEPPTKESAQTLLENLFFKEKRYDLARVGRYKVNKKLGLNTGQPITSSTLTEEDVVATIEYLVRLHQGDTTMTVPGGTEVPVEVDDIDHFGNRRLRTVGELIQNQIRVGLSRMERVVRERMTTQDVEAITPQTLINIRPVVAAIKEFFGTSQLSQFMDQNNPLSGLTHKRRLSALGPGGLSRERAGLEVRDVHSSHYGRMCPIETPEGPNIGLIGSLSVYARVNPFGFIETPYRKVENGVVTDQIDYLTADEEDRHVVAQANSPIDDNGRFVEERILVRRKGGEVEFVSANDVDYMDVSPRQMVSVATAMIPFLEHDDANRALMGANMQRQAVPLVRSEAPLVGTGMELRAAIDAGDVVVSEKAGVVEEVSADYITVMADDGTRHTYRMRKFARSNHGTCANQRPIVDAGQRVEAGQVIADGPCTQNGEMALGKNLLVAIMPWEGHNYEDAIILSNRLVEEDVLTSIHIEEHEIDARDTKLGAEEITRDIPNVSDEVLADLDERGIVRIGAEVRDGDILVGKVTPKGETELTPEERLLRAIFGEKAREVRDTSLKVPHGESGKVIGIRVFSREDDDELPAGVNELVRVYVAQKRKISDGDKLAGRHGNKGVIGKILPVEDMPFLPDGTPVDIILNTHGVPRRMNIGQILETHLGWVAKAGWNINVAGAEGVPDWAEKLPEELYSAPSDSIVATPVFDGARENELQGLLASTLPNRDGEVMVNSDGKAQLFDGRSGEPFPYPVTVGYMYILKLHHLVDDKIHARSTGPYSMITQQPLGGKAQFGGQRFGEMECWAMQAYGAAYTLQELLTIKSDDTVGRVKVYEAIVKGENIPEPGIPESFKVLLKELQSLCLNVEVLSSDGAAIEMRDGDDEDLERAAANLGINLSRNESASVEDLA, from the coding sequence GTGCTGGAAGGACGCATCTTGGCAGTCTCTAGCCAGAGCAATGCAGCAAAAAGTATCACCAATAACTCCGTTCCCGGAGCACCGAATCGTATTTCCTTCGCCAAGCTTCGTGAGCCGCTCGAGGTTCCGGGGCTTCTCGACGTGCAGACGGAGTCCTTCGACTGGCTGATCGGTGCCAGCAGCTGGCGTGAGAGGGCCATCGCACGCGGCGATGTCAACCCGACCGGCGGCCTCGAAGAGGTCCTGACCGAGCTCTCGCCCATCGAGGACTTCTCGGGCTCGATGTCGCTGTCGTTCTCCGATCCGCGCTTCGACGAGGTCAAGGCTCCGGTCGACGAGTGCAAAGACAAGGACATGACGTACGCGGCCCCGCTGTTCGTCACGGCCGAGTTCATCAACAACAACACCGGTGAGATCAAGAGCCAGACGGTCTTCATGGGTGACTTCCCGATGATGACCGAGAAGGGCACCTTCATCATCAACGGCACCGAGCGTGTCGTGGTGAGCCAGCTCGTCCGCTCGCCGGGTGTCTACTTCGACGAGAGCATCGACAAGTCCACCGAGAAGACGCTGCACAGCGTCAAGGTCATCCCCGGCCGCGGTGCGTGGCTGGAGTTCGACGTCGACAAGCGCGACACCGTCGGTGTGCGCATCGACCGCAAGCGTCGTCAGCCGGTCACCGTGCTGCTCAAGGCCCTCGGCTGGACCAACGAGCAGATCACCGAGCGGTTCGGCTTCAGCGAGATCATGATGAGCACGCTGGAGAAGGACAACACCGCAGGCACCGACGAGGCGCTGCTCGACATCTACCGGAAGCTGCGTCCGGGTGAGCCGCCGACCAAGGAGTCCGCGCAGACCCTGCTGGAGAACCTGTTCTTCAAGGAGAAGCGCTACGACCTGGCCCGCGTCGGTCGCTACAAGGTCAACAAGAAGCTGGGCCTCAACACCGGCCAGCCGATCACCAGCTCGACGCTGACCGAAGAGGACGTCGTCGCCACCATCGAGTACCTGGTGCGCCTGCACCAGGGCGATACGACCATGACCGTGCCCGGCGGCACCGAGGTCCCGGTCGAGGTCGACGACATCGACCACTTCGGCAACCGTCGTCTGCGCACCGTGGGCGAGCTGATCCAGAACCAGATCCGCGTCGGCCTCTCGCGTATGGAACGCGTCGTGCGTGAGCGCATGACCACCCAGGACGTCGAGGCGATCACGCCGCAGACCCTGATCAACATCCGTCCCGTCGTGGCGGCGATCAAGGAGTTCTTCGGCACCAGCCAGCTGTCGCAGTTCATGGACCAGAACAACCCGCTGTCGGGTCTGACCCACAAGCGTCGTCTCTCGGCGCTGGGCCCCGGCGGTCTGTCCCGTGAGCGCGCCGGCCTCGAGGTCCGCGACGTGCACTCCAGCCACTACGGCCGCATGTGCCCGATCGAGACCCCTGAGGGTCCGAACATCGGTCTGATCGGCTCGCTGTCGGTGTACGCCCGGGTGAACCCGTTCGGCTTCATCGAGACGCCGTACCGCAAGGTCGAGAACGGTGTGGTCACCGACCAGATCGACTACCTCACCGCCGACGAGGAGGACCGCCACGTCGTGGCGCAGGCCAACTCGCCGATCGATGACAACGGCCGCTTCGTCGAGGAACGCATCCTGGTCCGCCGTAAGGGCGGCGAGGTCGAGTTCGTCTCCGCGAACGACGTGGACTACATGGACGTCTCGCCGCGCCAGATGGTGTCGGTCGCGACGGCGATGATCCCGTTCCTCGAGCACGACGACGCCAACCGTGCCCTCATGGGTGCCAACATGCAGCGCCAGGCGGTTCCGCTGGTGCGCAGCGAGGCCCCGCTGGTCGGCACCGGTATGGAGCTGCGCGCCGCGATCGACGCCGGCGACGTCGTCGTCAGCGAGAAGGCGGGCGTGGTCGAGGAGGTCTCGGCCGACTACATCACCGTGATGGCCGACGACGGCACCCGGCACACCTACCGGATGCGCAAGTTCGCCCGCTCCAACCACGGCACCTGCGCCAACCAGCGTCCGATCGTCGACGCCGGTCAGCGTGTCGAGGCGGGTCAGGTCATCGCCGACGGACCGTGCACCCAGAACGGTGAGATGGCCCTGGGCAAGAACCTGCTCGTGGCGATCATGCCGTGGGAGGGCCACAACTACGAGGACGCGATCATCCTCTCCAACCGCCTGGTTGAGGAGGACGTGCTCACCTCGATTCACATCGAGGAGCACGAGATCGACGCCCGCGACACCAAGCTGGGCGCCGAGGAGATCACCCGGGACATCCCGAACGTCTCCGACGAGGTGCTGGCCGATCTCGACGAGCGCGGCATCGTCCGCATCGGCGCCGAGGTCCGCGACGGCGACATCCTGGTCGGCAAGGTCACCCCGAAGGGTGAGACCGAGCTGACCCCGGAGGAGCGGCTGCTCCGCGCGATCTTCGGTGAGAAGGCGCGCGAGGTCCGCGACACGTCGCTGAAGGTGCCGCACGGTGAGTCCGGCAAGGTCATCGGCATCCGCGTGTTCAGCCGCGAGGACGACGACGAGCTGCCCGCCGGCGTCAACGAGCTGGTCCGCGTGTACGTCGCGCAGAAGCGCAAGATCTCCGACGGCGACAAGCTCGCCGGACGCCACGGCAACAAGGGCGTCATCGGCAAGATCCTGCCCGTCGAGGACATGCCGTTCCTGCCCGACGGCACGCCGGTGGACATCATCCTCAACACCCACGGTGTGCCGCGTCGTATGAACATCGGCCAGATCCTGGAAACCCACCTCGGGTGGGTCGCCAAGGCCGGATGGAACATCAACGTGGCCGGCGCCGAGGGCGTGCCGGACTGGGCCGAGAAGCTCCCCGAGGAGCTGTACTCGGCGCCGTCGGACAGCATCGTCGCCACCCCGGTGTTCGACGGTGCGCGTGAGAACGAGCTGCAGGGTCTGCTCGCCTCCACGCTGCCGAACCGCGACGGCGAGGTGATGGTCAACTCCGACGGCAAGGCTCAGCTGTTCGACGGCCGCAGTGGCGAACCGTTCCCGTACCCGGTGACGGTCGGCTACATGTACATCCTCAAGCTGCACCACCTGGTGGACGACAAGATCCACGCCCGCTCGACCGGTCCGTACTCGATGATCACCCAGCAGCCGCTCGGTGGTAAGGCGCAGTTCGGTGGTCAGCGGTTCGGCGAGATGGAGTGCTGGGCCATGCAGGCCTACGGCGCCGCCTACACGCTGCAGGAGCTGTTGACGATCAAGTCCGACGACACGGTCGGTCGCGTCAAGGTGTACGAGGCCATCGTCAAGGGCGAGAACATCCCCGAACCGGGCATCCCCGAGTCGTTCAAGGTGCTTCTCAAGGAGCTGCAGTCGCTCTGCCTGAATGTCGAGGTGCTGTCTTCCGACGGCGCGGCGATCGAGATGCGTGACGGTGATGACGAGGATCTGGAGCGCGCTGCGGCCAACCTCGGGATCAACCTGTCCCGCAACGAATCCGCATCCGTCGAAGACCTGGCCTAA
- a CDS encoding DNA-directed RNA polymerase subunit beta' — protein MLDVNFFDELRIGLATADDIRQWSYGEVKKPETINYRTLKPEKDGLFCEKIFGPTRDWECYCGKYKRVRFKGIICERCGVEVTRAKVRRERMGHIELAAPVTHIWYFKGVPSRLGYLLDLAPKDLEKIIYFAAYVITDVNDEMRHNELSTLEAEMAVERKAVEDQRDADLEARAQKLEADLAELEAEGAKSDVRRKVRDGGEREMRQLRDRAQRELDRLDEIWTTFTKLAPKQLIVDEVLYRELVDRYGEYFTGAMGAESIKKLIENFDIDAEAESLRDTIKNGKGQKKLRALKRLKVVAAFQTNRNSPMGMVLDAVPVIPPELRPMVQLDGGRFATSDLNDLYRRVINRNNRLKRLIDLGAPEIIVNNEKRMLQESVDALFDNGRRGRPVTGPGNRPLKSLSDLLKGKQGRFRQNLLGKRVDYSGRSVIVVGPQLKLHQCGLPKLMALELFKPFVMKRLVDLNHAQNIKSAKRMVERQRPQVWDVLEEVIAEHPVLLNRAPTLHRLGIQAFEPQLVEGKAIQLHPLVCEAFNADFDGDQMAVHLPLSAEAQAEARILMLSSNNILSPASGKPLAMPRLDMVTGLYFLTTMIEGDQGEYRAATGDEPEQGVYSSPAEAIMAMDRGALSVRAKIKVRLTQQRPPVALEAELFENGWKPGDAWTAETTLGRVLFNELLPISYPFINEQMHKKVQARIINDLAERFPMIVVAQTVDKLKDAGFYWATRSGVTVSMADVLVPPQKQEILDRYEKEADGIERKYQRGALNHKERNDSLVKIWQDATEEVGKALEEHYPADNPIITIVKSGATGNFTQTRTLAGMKGLVTNPKGEFIPRPIKSSFREGLTVLEYFINTHGARKGLADTALRTADSGYLTRRLVDVSQDVIVREHDCETERGINVTLAERQPDGSLIRDPHVETSAFARTLATDAIDADGNVVIERGHDLGDPAIDKLLAAGIDHVKVRSVLTCASATGVCAMCYGRSMATGKLVDIGEAVGIVAAQSIGEPGTQLTMRTFHQGGVGEDITGGLPRVQELFEARVPRNKAPIADVSGRVQLEEGDRFYKITIVPDDGGEEVVYDKLSKRQRLRVIKHEDGSEGVLSDGDHVEVGDQLMEGAADPHEVLRVQGPREVQIHLVHEVQEVYRAQGVSIHDKHIEVIVRQMLRRVTIIDSGATEFLPGSLTERAEFESENRRVVAEGGEPAAGRPVLMGITKASLATDSWLSAASFQETTRVLTDAAINCRSDKLQGLKENVIIGKLIPAGTGINRYRNIQVQPTEEARAAAYTIPSYEDQYYSPDFGQATGAAVPLDDYGYSDYR, from the coding sequence GTGCTAGACGTCAACTTCTTCGATGAACTCCGCATCGGTCTCGCGACCGCGGACGACATCCGTCAGTGGTCCTACGGCGAGGTCAAGAAGCCGGAGACCATCAACTACCGCACGCTCAAGCCCGAGAAGGACGGCCTGTTCTGCGAGAAGATCTTCGGACCGACTCGCGACTGGGAGTGCTACTGCGGTAAGTACAAGCGCGTCCGCTTCAAGGGCATCATCTGCGAGCGCTGCGGCGTCGAGGTGACCCGCGCCAAGGTGCGCCGTGAGCGGATGGGCCACATCGAGCTGGCCGCGCCCGTCACGCACATCTGGTACTTCAAGGGTGTGCCGTCGCGGTTGGGCTACCTGCTCGACCTGGCCCCGAAGGATCTCGAGAAGATCATCTACTTCGCGGCCTACGTCATCACCGACGTCAACGACGAGATGCGCCACAACGAGCTCTCCACCCTCGAGGCGGAGATGGCCGTCGAGCGCAAGGCCGTCGAGGATCAGCGCGACGCCGACCTGGAGGCCCGGGCCCAGAAGCTCGAGGCCGACCTGGCCGAGCTCGAGGCCGAAGGCGCCAAGAGCGACGTGCGCCGCAAGGTGCGCGACGGCGGCGAGCGGGAGATGCGTCAGCTCCGCGACCGGGCCCAGCGTGAGCTGGACCGGCTCGACGAGATCTGGACCACCTTCACCAAGCTGGCTCCCAAGCAGCTCATCGTCGACGAGGTGCTCTACCGCGAGCTCGTCGACCGCTACGGCGAGTACTTCACCGGTGCAATGGGCGCGGAGTCGATCAAGAAGCTCATCGAGAACTTCGACATCGACGCCGAGGCCGAGAGCCTGCGCGACACCATCAAGAACGGCAAGGGCCAGAAGAAGCTGCGGGCGCTCAAGCGACTGAAGGTCGTCGCGGCGTTCCAGACCAATCGCAACTCGCCGATGGGCATGGTGCTCGACGCCGTTCCGGTGATCCCGCCGGAGCTGCGCCCGATGGTTCAGCTCGACGGTGGCCGCTTCGCCACCTCCGACCTGAACGACCTGTACCGCCGCGTGATCAACCGCAACAACCGGTTGAAGCGACTGATCGACCTCGGCGCGCCCGAGATCATCGTCAACAACGAGAAGCGCATGCTTCAGGAGTCGGTGGACGCGCTGTTCGACAACGGCCGTCGCGGCCGGCCCGTCACCGGGCCCGGCAACCGTCCGCTCAAGTCGCTGTCCGATCTGCTCAAGGGCAAGCAGGGCCGGTTCCGCCAGAACCTGCTCGGCAAGCGCGTGGATTACTCCGGTCGCTCCGTTATTGTTGTCGGCCCGCAGCTCAAACTGCACCAGTGCGGTCTGCCGAAGCTGATGGCGCTCGAGCTGTTCAAGCCGTTCGTGATGAAGCGTCTGGTCGACCTGAACCACGCGCAGAACATCAAGAGCGCCAAGCGGATGGTGGAGCGTCAGCGTCCGCAGGTGTGGGATGTGCTCGAAGAGGTCATCGCCGAGCACCCGGTGCTGCTCAACCGCGCACCCACGCTGCACCGCCTGGGCATTCAGGCCTTCGAGCCGCAACTGGTCGAGGGCAAGGCCATCCAGCTGCACCCGCTGGTCTGTGAGGCGTTCAACGCCGACTTCGACGGCGACCAGATGGCCGTGCACCTTCCGCTGTCGGCGGAGGCGCAGGCCGAGGCCCGCATCCTGATGCTGTCCAGCAACAACATCCTGTCGCCCGCGTCGGGTAAGCCGCTGGCCATGCCGCGTCTGGACATGGTGACCGGGCTGTACTTCCTGACCACCATGATCGAGGGTGATCAGGGCGAGTACCGCGCCGCCACCGGTGACGAGCCGGAGCAGGGTGTGTACAGCTCGCCGGCCGAGGCCATCATGGCGATGGACCGCGGTGCGCTGTCGGTCCGCGCGAAGATCAAGGTGCGCCTCACCCAGCAGCGGCCGCCGGTCGCGCTGGAGGCCGAGCTGTTCGAGAACGGGTGGAAGCCGGGCGACGCCTGGACAGCCGAGACCACGCTGGGTCGCGTGCTGTTCAACGAGCTGCTGCCGATCTCGTATCCGTTCATCAACGAGCAGATGCACAAGAAGGTGCAGGCCCGGATCATCAACGATCTGGCCGAGCGCTTCCCGATGATCGTCGTGGCACAGACCGTCGACAAGCTCAAGGACGCCGGCTTCTACTGGGCCACCCGTTCGGGTGTCACCGTGTCGATGGCCGACGTGCTGGTGCCGCCGCAGAAGCAGGAGATCCTCGACCGGTACGAGAAGGAAGCCGACGGGATCGAGCGCAAGTACCAGCGTGGCGCCCTGAACCACAAGGAGCGCAACGACTCGCTGGTCAAGATCTGGCAGGACGCCACCGAAGAGGTCGGTAAGGCCTTGGAGGAGCACTACCCCGCGGACAACCCGATCATCACGATCGTGAAGTCCGGCGCCACGGGTAACTTCACGCAGACCAGAACGCTGGCCGGCATGAAGGGTCTGGTGACCAACCCGAAGGGTGAGTTCATCCCGCGGCCGATCAAGTCCTCGTTCCGTGAGGGCCTGACGGTGCTGGAGTACTTCATCAACACCCACGGCGCCCGAAAGGGTCTGGCGGACACCGCACTTCGTACCGCCGACTCGGGTTACCTGACCCGTCGTCTGGTCGACGTGAGCCAGGACGTCATCGTCCGCGAGCACGACTGCGAGACCGAGCGTGGCATCAACGTCACGCTGGCCGAGCGTCAGCCCGACGGTTCGCTGATCCGCGATCCGCACGTCGAGACCTCGGCGTTCGCCCGCACCCTGGCCACCGACGCGATCGACGCCGACGGCAACGTCGTCATCGAGCGTGGGCACGACCTGGGCGACCCGGCCATCGACAAGCTGCTGGCGGCCGGCATCGACCACGTCAAGGTGCGTTCGGTGCTGACCTGTGCGTCGGCCACCGGTGTGTGCGCCATGTGCTACGGCCGTTCGATGGCGACCGGCAAGCTGGTCGACATCGGCGAGGCCGTCGGCATCGTCGCCGCGCAGTCCATCGGTGAGCCCGGTACCCAGCTGACCATGCGCACCTTCCACCAGGGTGGTGTGGGTGAGGACATCACCGGCGGTCTGCCCCGCGTGCAGGAGCTGTTCGAGGCTCGTGTGCCGCGGAACAAGGCGCCGATCGCCGATGTGTCCGGCCGGGTGCAGCTCGAGGAGGGCGACCGCTTCTACAAGATCACCATCGTCCCGGACGACGGTGGCGAGGAAGTGGTCTACGACAAGCTCTCCAAGCGTCAGCGCCTGCGCGTGATCAAGCACGAGGACGGCTCCGAGGGTGTGCTCTCGGACGGCGACCACGTCGAGGTCGGCGACCAGCTGATGGAGGGTGCGGCCGATCCGCACGAGGTCCTGCGTGTGCAGGGTCCGCGTGAGGTGCAGATCCACCTGGTCCACGAGGTTCAGGAGGTCTACCGGGCCCAGGGCGTGTCGATCCACGACAAGCACATCGAGGTCATCGTCCGGCAGATGCTGCGTCGCGTCACGATCATCGATTCGGGTGCGACGGAGTTCCTGCCCGGCTCGCTGACCGAGCGTGCGGAGTTCGAGTCGGAGAACCGTCGCGTCGTCGCCGAAGGTGGCGAGCCCGCCGCCGGCCGTCCGGTGCTGATGGGTATCACGAAGGCGTCGCTGGCCACCGATTCGTGGCTGTCGGCGGCGTCGTTCCAGGAGACCACTCGCGTGTTGACCGATGCGGCGATCAACTGCCGCAGCGACAAGTTGCAGGGTCTGAAGGAGAACGTGATCATCGGCAAGCTGATCCCGGCCGGTACCGGGATCAACCGCTACCGCAACATCCAGGTGCAGCCCACCGAAGAGGCGCGGGCCGCTGCGTACACGATCCCGTCCTACGAGGATCAGTACTACAGCCCCGACTTCGGCCAGGCGACCGGTGCCGCGGTGCCGCTGGACGACTACGGGTACTCGGATTATCGGTAA
- a CDS encoding crotonase/enoyl-CoA hydratase family protein: MDLTTLRHDVEDGVLVVTLDRPEQLNAFTVAMAEELEWTFGHVNERDDIRAVIVTGAGRAFCAGMDLAASGNAFGLDESQRPTLADMDDLSDPKLRGVRDTGGRVTLAIHACRKPVIAAINGPAVGIGATMTLAMDARLIGDRGRIGFVFGKLGITPEAASTWFLPRIVGMDVALDLVFSADILDAESAHRMGLVRSVHSGDELLAAAKALADRWTKGRSPVAVALTRQMMYRNATLDHPVDAHRVDSLAMFYTSIADGAEGVAAFREKRDPDFTTRASADMPPFYDDWAGGS, encoded by the coding sequence ATGGACCTGACCACCCTGAGACACGATGTCGAAGACGGCGTGCTCGTCGTCACGCTCGACCGCCCCGAACAACTGAACGCCTTCACCGTCGCCATGGCCGAAGAGTTGGAATGGACGTTCGGCCACGTCAACGAGCGCGACGACATCCGTGCGGTGATCGTGACGGGTGCCGGGCGCGCCTTCTGCGCAGGCATGGATCTCGCCGCGTCGGGTAACGCCTTCGGGCTCGACGAAAGCCAACGCCCGACGCTCGCCGACATGGATGACCTCTCCGACCCGAAGCTCCGCGGCGTCCGCGACACCGGTGGCCGGGTCACGCTGGCCATCCACGCCTGCCGCAAACCGGTGATCGCCGCGATCAACGGGCCCGCGGTGGGCATCGGCGCGACCATGACACTGGCGATGGACGCGAGACTGATCGGCGATCGCGGCCGAATCGGCTTCGTGTTCGGCAAGCTCGGAATCACCCCGGAAGCAGCGTCGACATGGTTCCTGCCGCGGATCGTCGGGATGGACGTCGCGCTCGATCTCGTGTTCTCCGCGGACATCCTCGACGCCGAGTCGGCTCACCGCATGGGACTGGTTCGCTCCGTCCACAGCGGCGACGAATTACTCGCGGCGGCAAAGGCTCTCGCGGATCGGTGGACGAAGGGCCGGTCACCGGTCGCGGTCGCTCTCACGCGTCAGATGATGTATCGGAACGCGACGCTCGATCACCCGGTCGACGCCCACCGGGTGGACTCGCTGGCGATGTTCTACACGAGCATCGCCGACGGCGCCGAGGGAGTGGCGGCGTTCCGCGAGAAGCGCGATCCCGACTTCACCACGCGCGCCTCGGCCGATATGCCGCCGTTCTACGACGACTGGGCCGGCGGGTCCTAG
- a CDS encoding acyl-CoA dehydrogenase family protein produces MRTTLVPASVGTTELRALRTEVRTFLRDSIANGDFVPKADAWQSSIDVDFSRRLAERGWIGMTIPVEYGGHGRTPLERFVVTEELLAHGAPVAAHWIADRQMAPSILAHGTEEQKRKYLPGIARAERFFGIGMSEPDSGSDLASVRTRATPDGDRWRMSGTKLWTTSAHVATNMIVLARTDEGERHQGLSQFVVDLPNPGIAINPIITIDGEHHFNEVVFDDAVLEADALLGTRGQGWRQVTGELANERSGPERLLSPFPLLAAWGREVDADDAPATLELGRLVSRLIVLRQMSLGVARELAAGRQPAVEAALVKDLGTTFEGDLVETVRRMAMTEPGSAATEFDALLADGVRHTPAFTLRGGTNEVLRSIVAKGLA; encoded by the coding sequence GTGCGAACGACTTTGGTGCCCGCATCCGTCGGGACGACCGAGCTGCGCGCGCTGCGCACCGAGGTGCGGACCTTCCTGCGTGACTCCATCGCCAACGGCGATTTCGTGCCCAAAGCCGATGCATGGCAGTCGAGTATCGACGTCGACTTCAGCCGTCGACTTGCCGAGCGCGGCTGGATCGGTATGACCATCCCGGTCGAGTACGGCGGTCACGGGCGCACGCCACTGGAGCGGTTCGTGGTCACCGAGGAACTGCTCGCGCACGGTGCCCCGGTCGCCGCCCACTGGATCGCCGACCGGCAGATGGCGCCGTCGATCCTGGCCCACGGCACCGAAGAGCAGAAGCGCAAGTACCTCCCCGGTATCGCACGGGCCGAACGCTTCTTCGGCATCGGGATGAGCGAACCGGACTCGGGTTCCGATCTGGCCTCGGTGCGCACCCGCGCGACGCCCGACGGCGACCGCTGGCGCATGAGCGGCACCAAGCTGTGGACGACGTCGGCGCATGTCGCCACCAACATGATCGTGCTCGCCCGCACCGACGAGGGCGAACGCCACCAGGGGCTGTCACAGTTCGTGGTGGACCTGCCCAATCCCGGCATCGCGATCAACCCGATCATCACCATCGACGGCGAGCACCACTTCAACGAGGTGGTCTTCGACGACGCGGTCCTGGAGGCCGACGCGCTGCTTGGCACACGCGGGCAGGGGTGGCGGCAGGTGACGGGGGAACTCGCCAACGAGCGTTCCGGTCCCGAACGGCTGCTCAGCCCGTTCCCGCTGCTGGCGGCTTGGGGGCGCGAGGTCGACGCCGACGATGCCCCGGCCACGCTGGAACTCGGACGGCTGGTGTCGCGGCTGATCGTGTTGCGGCAGATGTCGCTGGGGGTGGCGCGCGAGCTCGCGGCGGGAAGGCAACCCGCTGTCGAGGCTGCCCTGGTCAAAGATCTCGGGACGACGTTCGAGGGCGATCTGGTCGAGACGGTGCGGCGGATGGCGATGACCGAACCGGGCAGCGCGGCAACGGAATTCGATGCGCTGCTGGCCGACGGGGTGCGGCACACTCCGGCGTTCACCCTCCGTGGTGGCACCAACGAAGTTCTCCGCTCGATCGTCGCGAAGGGACTGGCGTGA
- a CDS encoding acyl-CoA dehydrogenase family protein, whose amino-acid sequence MHMTDTHGHLDDLRATARGVSATHLAVDSHPNPALDRELWDELEKLGFIGLCAPESVGGADGDLLDAAAVLGELTTARIPFAEAAFIAAPALGTAGLALPSGPFTAAQGAVAMEAGTVSGQVDRVPFARDCESLVLLVPGAQPVLCVISLGGDGVSVEAGQNLAGEPRDTVALRQVTPLASAEVAGDDVTAWQLRGALARAVASAGAAAAIVDQTARYVSERVQFGRPLMKFQVVQHAVARMAADATAMQTAATAATLAMLEGSDSTEMMVAAAKAETAILSRPVTAAAHQAHGAIGFTQEHVLGALTTRLWAWREEFGNERYWHQRLGELARGRDLWQLVTGQQ is encoded by the coding sequence ATGCACATGACCGACACCCATGGACACCTCGACGATCTTCGCGCCACCGCGCGGGGGGTGTCCGCGACGCACCTGGCCGTCGACTCCCATCCGAATCCGGCGCTGGACCGGGAGCTGTGGGATGAGCTCGAGAAGCTGGGCTTCATCGGGCTGTGCGCACCGGAATCCGTCGGTGGCGCGGACGGCGATCTGCTGGACGCGGCGGCGGTCCTCGGCGAACTCACCACCGCCCGGATACCGTTCGCCGAGGCGGCGTTCATCGCCGCCCCCGCTCTCGGGACGGCGGGGCTGGCGCTGCCGAGTGGTCCCTTCACCGCGGCGCAGGGCGCGGTGGCGATGGAAGCCGGCACGGTCAGTGGTCAGGTCGACCGGGTGCCGTTCGCGCGCGACTGCGAGTCGCTGGTCCTGCTCGTGCCGGGGGCACAGCCGGTGCTGTGCGTGATCTCGCTGGGCGGCGACGGGGTCAGCGTCGAGGCCGGCCAGAACCTCGCTGGCGAACCCCGCGACACGGTGGCCCTGCGGCAGGTGACGCCCCTCGCGTCCGCCGAGGTGGCCGGAGATGATGTCACGGCGTGGCAGCTGCGGGGCGCGCTCGCCCGCGCCGTCGCCTCGGCGGGCGCCGCGGCGGCCATCGTGGACCAGACCGCGCGCTATGTCTCCGAGCGCGTCCAGTTCGGCCGCCCGCTGATGAAATTCCAGGTCGTGCAGCACGCCGTCGCCAGGATGGCGGCCGACGCGACGGCGATGCAGACCGCGGCGACCGCCGCGACGCTGGCGATGCTGGAGGGTTCCGACTCGACCGAGATGATGGTGGCCGCCGCGAAGGCCGAGACCGCGATCCTGTCCCGTCCTGTCACCGCCGCGGCTCATCAGGCCCACGGCGCGATCGGGTTCACCCAGGAGCACGTGCTGGGAGCGCTGACGACGCGGCTGTGGGCCTGGCGCGAAGAGTTCGGCAACGAACGGTACTGGCATCAGCGTCTTGGCGAGCTCGCTCGCGGGCGCGACCTGTGGCAACTCGTGACAGGGCAGCAGTAG